In Numenius arquata unplaced genomic scaffold, bNumArq3.hap1.1 HAP1_SCAFFOLD_1781, whole genome shotgun sequence, the DNA window gtgtgtgtgtgtccccccccggctgcAGGTGCCACTCTGGCTACGTGGGGACGCGGTGCGAGCACGCCGACCTGCTGGCCGTGGTGGCCGCCAACCAGAAGAAGCAGACCATCACCGCCTTGGTGGTGGTGTCGGTGGTGGCCTCCGTCCTCCTCATCGGCGTCTGCGTCCTCATACAGTAAGTtatggggtgccggggggggtgtgGTCtcagaacaccccccccccccctcccctccagctcctTTGGGGCAGGATTTGACCCCGGGAGGGGGTGCtgagacaccaccaccacccccccccccgtgattgtccccctcctttccagctGCTGCCGGCTGCGGAAGCGATGCCAGTGGTGCCGGGCACCCGGGGGTGGCCCGGAGAAGCCGGGGGGGCTCCTGAAAGGTGGCCCCTCCTGTTGCCACGCCGAGACGGGGAAGGGGACGGGGGGCCACCGCGGCGGGACGACGGCCACCCCCACCGCCGGGGTCTaacccccagccccttccccgcagGGGTCTgatgcagccgggggggggggggtgggggtcccaccgccgccccccccccccaccccaggacgCCCCCCCCGGGGACCAGCGCGGCATCTCTCCTgctttgggtcttttttttttggttgtttattttttttgggttgatttcctcattttttttctctttatcccccccccccccccgccacccaaCCCACAGAAGACTccatgagccccccccccccccccaaaccccccccttttCCGGAGCCGGAGACGAACCCCCGGCAACGCCCAACTTTTGGGCCTTTTccttgggatt includes these proteins:
- the TGFA gene encoding protransforming growth factor alpha, encoding PPPPPQKKNDVFPLAAPGPPVAAAVRSHFNDCPDSHSQFCFHGTCRFLVQEDKPACVCHSGYVGTRCEHADLLAVVAANQKKQTITALVVVSVVASVLLIGVCVLIHCCRLRKRCQWCRAPGGGPEKPGGLLKGGPSCCHAETGKGTGGHRGGTTATPTAGV